Genomic segment of Deltaproteobacteria bacterium:
TGTACCCAGGATCACCAGGACCACGAAGGGGACGTAGAACCAGCCGAGATCAGGGGTGAAGCCCTTGAGAAAGGGGAAGTAGAGTCGCGTATCAAACCCCAGGGGACCCACAAGGATCCCGCTGACCGCCAGAGCGACCAGCCCCTGGAGCACGATCTTGTAACGGCCCTTCAGGCCTCTCCCCCTCCCCTGTTTCAGTTTGAGCAGATCGTCGGCGAATCCGATGAGGCCGAAAAGCAGGGTCGCGGCGAGGACCAACCAGATGAACGTGTTGGTCAGATCCGCCCACAACAGGGTAGGGATAACGAGGGCTATTAGAATCAGGATACCGCCCATGGTGGGAATCCCGGCTTTTGTGGAATGGGTGGTGGGGACATCCTCCCTGACCGAGGTGATCACCCCGGTGGAGTTGAGCTTTCTGATAATCCACGGTCCCAGGATGAAACTGATAAGGAGAGCGGTGATAGCCGCGTAGATGGTTCTGAAGGTGATGTAGCGGAACACATTCAGAACCGAGAAAACCGTATGGAGCGGATATAGAAGATGGTATAGCATTATGCCTCTTCGCCCAAGATCTCGATGACCCTTTCCATTCGCATTCCTCTGGATCCTTTTACCAGGACCCAATCTCCCGGCCTGGTCTCGCCCTTCAGGAGTCTCGCAATCTCAGCGTGGCTCTCCAGGATGCACACCCTTCGGCGATCCGTCCCAGCCTCGATCGCCCCCTCGGCGACCTCGGGGGCATACTCTCCCAGGAGGAAGACCCCTGCCAGATCAAGGCCCCCCAGGACTCGTCCCACTGCCCGATGGGCCTCCCTCGATATCTCCCCGAGCTCCAGCATATCCCCCAGGACCACGAAAGCCCTCGCCCCTCCGGAAACGTGGCAAAGAGCTCTCAGGGCCATCTCCACCGACGGGGGGTTCGCATTATAGGTGTCGTTGATGAAATTTACACCCTCGAGGCAGAGAGGCTCCATTCTCATGGGCAGAGGGCTGAATCGCTCCAGTCTCCTTCCTATCGCCTCAGGTTCTATCCCCAACAGGAAGGCCACGGCAGCGGCAGCGGCGGCGTTGTGGACGAACTGCTCCCCCAGGAGAGGAAAATCGACCGACACCCGTTTCCCTCCAACGGTCAATCGGAAACGGACCCCTCTGGTACCCCGCCATTGGAGACGGTCGACCACGACATCGGCTCGCCCTTCCACGGCGAACCCGATCTTTCTTGCCCGGCACTCTCCGGCGAGAGAGGAGACATGGGGATCGTTCCGGTTGACTATGACAACTCCCTCCTCCGGTATGCTGCGAAAGAGATCTCCTTTCTCACGGATGAGAGCCTCCAGAGATCCCATCCCCTCGAGATGGGCCTGGCCGATATTGGTGATGAGGCCGGTGGTGGGCCTGGCGATCTCCGCAAGCCTCCTTATCTCCCCAGGCACGTTTGTGCCTATCTCCACCACCGCCACCTGGTGCCGGGGCTGGAGCTCCAGGAGCGTGAGGGGAACACCCACGAGGTTGTTGAAGTTCCCCGGGTTCTTCAACACCGTGAAACTCTCTTCCAGAACAGAGGCGATCATCTCCTTGGTGCTCGTCTTGCCGTTGCTCCCGGTCAGGCAGACGACGGGCAGGGTAAACCGGTCTCTCCAAAACCTTGCAATGTCTCCCAGGGCCCTGAGGGTATCGGATACACCGATGACGGGGCTGGCCCCAACCCGTCCGAACACACCGCTCGGGAGGTCTCCCTCCTCCACGATGACCCCTGAGGCCCCCCTGCTCAGTGCCTCCTCGACAAAGGCGTGCCCGTCAAAGCGCTCTCCCTTCAGGGCAAGGAATACCTCGCCTCCCTTCAGGGTCCGCGAGTCGGTGGACAAGCCGGCAAAGGAGGCTTCCCGGTCACCCTGGACCAGGCGGCCTCCGGTTGCTTCCAGCACGGCCGAACAGGTCAGCCGAGGCCCTTTCCCGGTGCTCTGTTCAACCATTCGATGCTCTCTTGAGGAGAGCCGCCCTCGCCTCGACTCGGTCATCAAAAGGTAGTCTCCGGTCCCCGACAATCTGGTAGTTTTCGTGTCCCTTTCCGGCGATGAAAACGATATCGCCGGGACGGGCAGCCCTGACGGCAAGACCTATGGCAGCCCTTCGATCCTCCACCTTGAGGTATCCTCCGGTTTCCGCTGCCCCACCCAAAAGTTTGTCTCCATCGAACTCCCGTCGATTCTCCGAGACAAAGCCTCTCTCGATATCCCTGATGATCTCCTCTGGCCGCTCGCTCCTGGGATTGTCCGAGGTGATCACGGAAAAATCACTCAACCTGGCCACTACCCTCCCCATCAGGGGACGCTTGGAGCGATCCCTGTCCCCCCCACACCCGAAAACCACGATCAACCGCCCTCCTCTACGAAGCGGTCTGAGCACGGTGAGGGCCCTCTCAAGGGCGTCCGGAGTGTGAGCATAGTCCACGAAAACCTCCAACCGCCTGTCGTTCTCGATCCTTTCCATTCTTCCGGGTATGGAGGAAAGGGCGGAGATACCCTTCTGGATGGCCTCTTGCCCGACACCGAGAGCCGTGGCAGCCCCCATGGCGGCCATGATGTTGTAGATGTTGAACTCCCCCACGAGGGGAGACCGAATCCCCATGTCTCCCCCCGGTGTGTGGACCGTTGCCTCAATGCCTCTGAGAGTGCTGGTCACACCTTCGGCCCAGAAGGAGGCCTTCCTGCCAACGGCATAGCCCATTCTGGCATAATCGAGCTTCTTCCAAAGATCCTCTCCTGCGGGATCGTCCAGGTTGAGCACGGCTGTCCGGTCGGGCTTATCGCTCTCAGGTATGATCCCGGTAAACAGGTGCTCCTTGCAGCGGCGGTACTGATCGAGACTGGGGTGATAGTCGAGATGGTCCTGGGTGAGGTTGGTAAATACTCCCACATCGAAATGGCAGCCCTCCACACGCCGGAGGTCGAGAGCATGGGAAGAAACCTCCATGACCACATGGGTGATCCCGGAGTCCAGCATCTCTTTGAGCATTCTCTGGATATCAGGGGATTCCGGCGTCGTCATCGGGGCCGGGATGGTATTACCTCCATAACGGTAGTTGATGGTACCCAGAACACCGCAGGCCAGAGAGTCGCTTGCGAGCATGGACTCGATCAGAAAGGAAGTGGTGGTCTTCCCGTTCGTTCCCGTCACGCCCACCACCCGCATGTTCCTGGAAGGATGACCAAAGAAGGCGGCTGAGATACGGGCAAGAGCCCTCCGGCTGTCCGGTACCAGGACGACCGGAACGCCGTATGACTTCTCGTCCGCCCCTTCCAGAACCAGTGCTCCGGCACCCCTGTCAAGTGCCTCCGCGACAAAGAGACGGCCGTCGGTCCTGGTCCCGCGAATCGCCACGAAGAGGTCCCCCTTACTCACCTTCCCAGAATGGTAGGCCACACCATCGATCTCGACGTCCCTGTCTCCAAGGACCCTCTTCTCCTCGAGATCTTGGATCAGATCCGACAGTAGCATGACCTCCCTCTCATCACACGGGCAAGAGCTTCGATTCCGGTTCGAATTCCCAAGTCAAAAGGGATTATTCAAGCCTCTGCACTCCCAGGATTTCACGAGGGCGGTGCAAACTTCAGGTAACAGGTGCCACCCTCCTTCAACCTGGCACCAGGACGAGGATTCTGCTCGAAGAGCACCCCCTCGCCGCTCACCCGGATATCCAGGTTCCTCTCCACGAGCCCCCTCAGGGCAGCCCTCAAGGTAAGCCCCGAGAGATCGGGCATCAATCCCTCTGAGCCTCCGCGGACTACTTGCGGTTGGGTTTTCCGTTTCGTGGGTCTGGCCGGGTGTTTTCGTCTCTTCTCCTTCCGGGCGACAAGGGTGCCCCTGCTGGGAGGAACGTTCAGGTATTGAAGGGTCTGCTGGGCAATAGCCTTGAACACGGGGGCGGCCACGACCCCACCGTATGGGGTGCCCTTGGGTTCGTCGATGACAACCAGGATGGCCAGCCTGGGATCATCGGCCGGCACGAAACCCATGAAGGATCCGATATGCCTGTCATCGGCATACTTCCTGAGGAGCCGGTCGATCTTCTGGGCTGTCCCGGTCTTTCCAGCCACTTCGTATCCCGGGACCGCAGCAGCGGTTCCGGTTCCACCTGGTTCGACCACCTGTTTCATGATCCGTGTCACTTCCAGGCTCGTCTCCGGGGAGATGACCCTCCTCCTGGCCTGGGGATGGAAATACTTGATGACCCTGCCCCTCGGATCGACGATCCGATCGACTATGTAGGGGCGCATCAGGGTGCCTCCGTTGGCTATGGCGGAAAGTGCCGAGATCAGCTGGATCGCGGTCACTGAGATTCCCTGGCCGAATGAGCTGTTGGCAAGGCCCACCTTGCTCAGCCGTTCAGGACTCCGAACGATTCCCCGCACCTCCCCCGGCAGGTCCACCCCGGTGAGAGAACCGAACCCGAAACTCCTTATGTACCGGTCAAGCCGCCTCGCACCGACCCTGAGCCCGATTTGAGTGGCCCCGATGTTGCTCGAGAATTTTATGACCTTCTGAAGGGTCAGCCATCCGTATTTCTTGTGATCGTGGATGGTTTCCCTGCCGATTCGATAGACCCCGTTGTAACAGAAAAAGATGTCGTTCCTCTTGACCACCCTCTCTTGCAAGGCAGCAGCGAGGAGGAATACCTTGAAGATCGACCCCGGCTCAAAGATATCCGTGATCACTCGATTCCTTACCGAGTTCGGATCGTAGTTGCTCAGCAGATTGGGATTGAATGTGGGCCTGCTCGCCATGGCCAGGATCTCGCCTGTCCTGGGATCCATCACCACGGCCATACCGGAACGGGCTCTTGTCCTGCTGACCGCCTGAGAGAGGGCCCTCTTGACTATGTATTGTATGTCCCGGTCGATGGTCAGAACAAGGCTGCAGCTGGAAAGCTCGGCAGGGGAGACAGGATCCTGGATGACGATCTCTCTTCCACGGGCGTCAAGCTCGAGGACGACCAGGCGCGGGCTGCCTCTGAGGTACCGCTCGTACTGCAACTCGATCCCCTCCAACCCCTGGGAATCCATACCCACAAACCCCAGGACATTGGCGGCCAGAGCGAGGTTTGGGTAATAACGGCGACTCTCCTTCACGAAACCCACCCCTGGGAGCTCTAGTTTTCTGATCATCTCGGCCTTCTTGGGGGCGATCTTCCGCTGAAGCCAGACAAAGGACTGCCTGGACCTCAGTTTCTTCCGGATGGCGGATCTTCTCACGCCGAGAACCCGTGCGATTTGGCCCGCCGTCTCAGACAGATCCACTATCTGCCTGGGATGGGCGTAGAGGGATTCGATCTCCGTACTCTTGGCCAGAACCCCGAGATTCCGATCGTAGATCGTCCCTCTTCGGGGCACGAGTTCGATAACCCTCTGGTGCTGCCTCTCTGCCAACCGCTGGAGATCTTCCTTCTCCACGACCTGAAGCTGCACGACCCTCAAGAAGACCACAACAAATGAAAGAAGGAAAAGGAAAAAGACGGCAAAGATGCGGAGCCTCAACCAGTTGACGGAGTCTCTCTTCATGGAACAAACCGAATCTGCCTGTCTTCGGGTTCCCTCATACCCAACTTCTGTCGGGCATAGAAATCGATCCTCTCAGGGGAGATAAGGGTCGCACGTTCGATTCTCAGTCTCCTGTTGACCTCCAGGAGCTCCTTTTGTTCTCTGAGAGCTCGGGAAGTCCTGTAACCGAGATTGACGACCCAGACCCTCGAGGAGACGAAAAACAGGTACAGAACTATCACGGCGGCCAGAATGAGAAAGGCAAAGAACATGGTCCTGAAACCCTTCCTGATGGATCCATTCTTTGGGCGCTCCTGGTTCCAGTACCCTCTTTCAAGAAGAAAGCCGGAAACGACGCCACCCATGTGCACACCCTCCTGGTTCTGAATCTTTCCCTCAGATCCTTTCAGCCACGCGTAGCTTGCCGCTTCTTGCCCGCGGGTTTTGCCTGATCTCCCGGGGAGAGGGCGACACGGGCCTCGGCGTCACTATCCTGAGTATCTTCTCTCCGGGACAGATGCACCTGGGCCAGTGTGGGGGGCAGAGATCTCCCCTTTCCCCTGCCCGGAAAAACCGCTTTACAATCCGATCTTCCAAGGAATGAAAGGAGATGACACAGATTCTCCCACCCTTTCCCAGTACGGATATGGATTCTTCCAAGAGTGCCCTCAGATTATCCAGCTCTCGATTTACGGCGATACGGAGTGCCATGAAGGTCCTGGTAGCAGGATCTATCCTTCTCCGATGATACGACCGGGGGATGGCAGAATAGACTATGTCCCTCAACTCCTCGGTGGTTCTGATGGGACGAATCTTGCGGCGCCTCTCGACAAGGCGGCTGATCCTCCTGGCCCATCGCTCTTCTCCATACTCTCGCAGAAGCCTTTCAAGCTCCTTCACAGGCAGCCTGTTTACGAGATCGGAAGCGGTCTGACCGCCTCTGGAATCCATTCTCATGTCCAAAGGCCCCTCCATCCTGAAGCTGAAGCCCCGCTGTGGATCTTCCAACTGTAACGAGGAAACTCCAAGGTCTGCCAGGATACCGTCTACCGGTTCAAAGTCATGCTCCTTGACTATGGCACCGAGATTTGAAAAACTCTCCCGAACCACTACGACTCGCCCGCCATACGGTCTCAGCCTCTCACTAGCCAGGCGAATCGCCTTGCCATCCCATTCGATTCCGAGAAGTCTCCCGTCTGGAGCAGTCCTCTCCAGAATCAGGGCCGCGTGGCCACCCCCCCCCAAGGTACAGTCCACATACCTCTTTCCGGCCCCGCATCTCAGATAGGCGATCACCTCTTCGGCCAGAACCGGATGGTGGCAAACCATGGCCCCCTCGGTCCCCTTTTTTTCTTCTCCGCTGCCCACCCCCTTTACGCTCTACCAATATAGCCAAGAGAGACTAGAACCCGAATTCACCAAGGGGTGCGACGATATCTTCAAAGTTGTCCCGAACCAGATTCATCTCAGGGTCCAGTCTGTCTTTTGCCCATATCTCGAATCTATTGATCAGCCCCACCAGCACGATGTCCCTCTTGAGTCCGGCAAACTGCCTCAAGGATGGAGGAATAAGAATGCGGTGCTGTCTGTCGACTCCGCAGTCGACGGCGCTGCCGAGAAAGAAGCGCTTGAAACGGCGCACCTCCTGCTTCATACCGGGAAGGGCGTCGATCTTCTCTTCTACACGATTCCATTCTTCAAGGGGATATGCGGACAGACAGCCGTCGAGATTTGTGATAATCAGATTTTCATCGTACCTTTCCTGTAGCACATCCCAGAACCTGGAGGGGAGCTTGACCCTTCCCTTGGAATCGATGGTATGTTCGTATTTACCACGAAACATGTTCACGACCGAACAGGCTTTGTTGGCCCTGGGACGCTCGGCTGCCATCCACAACGCTCCACAAAGAGCCACTCTGGGCCACTCTTCTTTAGATAGCGGTTTTTCGCTCCATTGTCAAGCAGTTTTTTCCCTATTTCTGCGAATTTCCTGGAAGTTTTCCAAAGATCAATCTGTCTGAGAGAAAACTCCTATCAGAATAAAGGCTTATACCCTACAACTGAATGTTCTTTAGCAGTCTATATATATTAACATACCGATATATAAAGGTGTATACCCTGGCAACTTGAGCCGCGTCGCCTTGCTGCCGGACAGTGGGGCCAAGACCTCTTGTCTTGGATTGACAAAGATTTCCCTCCCATTTACAATGAGGCTGTTCAAAGAGGGAGGAAGGACCGTGGTCCCTGAGTCGGTTCGCCAAGAAGTCGAGGAACTCCGAAAGACCATCGCTCACCACAACTACCGTTACTATGTCTTGGACTCCCCTGAGATATCGGACGCCGAGTATGACCAGATGATGCGGCGCCTGGAGGAGCTTGAAAGGGAGTATCCCGAGCTCTACGATCCGAATTCTCCTACCCAGCGAGTCGGGGCACCACCCCTTGAGGTCTTCGAAACGGTAACCCACAGGCTTCCCATGCTGAGTCTCGCCAATGGGATGAACGAGGGGGAAGTCCGGGAGTTCGACGAACGCCTCAAGCGGCTTCTCGGAACCCAGGAAGAGATCGAGTATGTGGTCGAACCCAAGATCGACGGACTGGCCGTGGAACTCGTCTATGAGGCGGGGCGCCTCACAGTGGGTTCGACTCGGGGGGATGGGTATACCGGAGAGGACGTGACGCAAAACCTCCGAACAGTCAAGACAATCCCTCTGATTCTCCGGGAGGGAGACCTCCCCATTCCGGAACTCATCGAGATCAGAGGCGAGGTCTATATGGAGATAGAGGATTTCAAGGCGCTCAACAGGAAACGAGAGGAGAGTGGAGAGCCTACCTTTGCGAATCCCAGGAACGCTGCCGCCGGTTCCCTGCGGCAGTTGGATTCGAGGATCACAGCAGAGAGGCCTCTCAAGATGTTCTGTTACGGCATGGGGGTTGTCAGGGGTGTGGAGTTTGAAACCCACTGGGAGTTTCTCCACACGATTCCCGAGTGGGGCTTGCGGGTCAACATAGGCCGGATTGCCAGATGTATGGGGATCGACGAGGCTATAGATTTCTACAACCGTATCGCGGAAGAGAGGCCGACCATCCCCTATGAGATCGATGGTGTGGTGATCAAGGTCAACCGCCTCGATCTTCAGGCCGCCCTGGGCGAGGTCTCACGCAGTCCTCGCTGGGCTCTGGCTTACAAGTTCCCCGCTCACCAGGCAGTGACAAGAGTGCTCGACATCAGTCCCTCTGTAGGAAGAACCGGTGTCGTCACCCCCGTGGCCCGGCTGGAGCCGGTGTGGGTGGGGGGTGCCCAGATCAGCCACGCGACACTCCACAACCAGGACGAAATCGACCGCAAGGACGTCCGCATTGGAGACACCGTGGTGGTCCAGCGAGCCGGCGATGTGATCCCTGAAGTGGTGGAGGTGAAGAAGGACCGCCGTACGGGGAAAGAGGTCCCTTACAAGATACCCGACAAATGCCCGGTCTGCGGGGGGGATGTGGTTCGACTCCCGGGAGAAGCGGCTCACCGGTGTATAAGATTGTCCTGTCCAGCTCAGCTCAAGGGGAGTATCAAACACTTCGCCTCAAAGCGGGCCATGGATATAGACGGACTGGGGACCAAGCTTGTGGATCAGTTGGTCGACAGGGGGCTGGTAAAAGACATAGCCGACCTCTACAGCCTTACCCACGAGGACCTGGCATCCCTTGAGAGGATGGCCGACAAATCGGCACAGAATATCATGGACGCCCTGGAAAAGAGCAAGTCAAGGCCTCTGGCCAGGTTTCTTTACGGTCTCGGCATCCGCCATGTGGGAGAACACCTTGCAGAGGTTCTGGCCGAGGAGTTCGGATCCCTCGAGAGGCTCTCCAGGGCCACCGAAGAGGAGTTGCTGGCCATCAAAGAGATCGGCCCTGAAGTTGCCAGGAGCGTGGTGAGCTTCTTCCAGGACCCCAAGAACATGGAGGTTCTGAGACGACTGGACAGGGCAGGCCTGAAGATCGAGGAAGCGGCCAAGCCTGCCGGAGAGAAGCTGAAGGGCAAGACCTTTGTCATAACCGGAACCCTGGCCTCCATGGGACGAGAAGCGGCCAGGGAACTGATAGAATCCCTAGGAGGGAAGACGGCCTCCGCGGTGAGCAAGAAGGTGGACTATCTCATCGTGGGAGCCAACCCCGGGTCAAAGCTCGATCGGGCCCGGGAGCTCGGAATCCCCACCATCACAGAGGACGAATTCAAAGAGATGATCCGCTAGGTCGGCAAAATCGACCTGGATCCGCGAGGCGGAACGCAAACAGACCCTCTTGCGAGGCCGATCTCGAGAAGGCGTTTCGACCGGTGATACGAAACAGCCCCACTCCGACAGCCCGGGTCTACCCCACCCTGCATGCCGATTGTCATTAAGACTCAAGACGAGATTTGACCCGCCGGCCCCATTGTATCAACATCAAACCATGCTATTCTCCCTTCATCATTGCCTGGATGTCATCCTGCACGGTTCCAATGGGTTTGATGTTGAATTTCTCTACCAGCACCTTGGCCACGTTGGGAGACAGAAAAGCCGGCAGGGTCGGTCCAAGGCGAATACCCTTGACCCCAAGGGCGAGCAGGGCCAGCAACACGGCCACTGCTTTCTGTTCATACCAGGCAATGTCGTAGGAAATAGGGAGTTCATTGATCTCCCGAAGCCCGAATGCCTCCTGCAACTTCATGGCTATCACCGCCAGAGAATAGCTGTCGTTACACTGGCCGGCATCCAGCACGCGCGGAATGCCGTCGATCTCTCCCAGGGCCAGCTTGATGTAACGGTACTTCGCACATCCGGCGGTGAGAATCACCGTATCTCCGGGCAGGTTTTCGGCTATCTCTGTGTAGTAGCTCCGGGCCTTTTGGCGGCCGTCGCAACCGGCCATGACAACAAAGCGTTTGATGGCCCCTGACTTCACGGCTCCGATCACCTTGTCGGCCAGAGCCAAGACCTGGTTATGGGCAAAGCCACCCACGATCTTGCCGGATTCCATCTCTTCCGGAGATTTGCAGGTTCTTGCCAGCGCAACCACCGGAGAAAAGTCCTTTGCCCCGCCTTCCGGCCTGTCCGCGATGTGTTTGGCCCCGGGGTAGTTGACCACGCCTGTAGTAAACAGCCTGTCCAGATAGGTGTTTTCCTTCTTGATTGGAATCAGGCAGTTGGTGGTCAGGATGATGGGGCCGTTAAAGGATTCGAAATCCTTGTTCTGATGCCACCACGACCCGCCGTAGTTGCCCACGAAATGCTCATACCTTTTGAAGGCCGGATAGTAATTGGCCGGCAGCATTTCCCCGTGGGTGTAAACATCCACACCCGTTCCTTCGGTTTGCCTGAGCAATTCTTCCATGTCTTTCAGGTCGTGGCCTGAGATCAGGATGCCGGGGTTGGTTCTGGTGCCGATGTCGACCTCCGTGATCTCAGGGTCGCCGTAGGCAGTCGTATTGGCCTCATCCAGGAGGGCCATGGTACTTACAGCCACCTCTCCCGCCTTAAGGACCATGGCGATCATATCATCCGTTGAGAGGTCCCTGGTGGTGGATGCCAGAGCCTCCATGAGAAAGCCGTAAATATCATCCTTCTCGTGACCCAGAATGGCAGCATGATCGGCATAAGCTGCGATTCCTTTGCACCCGATGATGAGTAGTTCTCTGAGGGAGCGAACATCCTCGTTTTCGGCGGTGCTGATGCGGACTTCATCAGACAGAGCCTTGGCCAGGATGGCCTTTCTGTTCTCTACGAACCAGGTGGCGCAATCAGGAAGCGCTCCAGGCAATGCGTTTTTGACCTTTTCCTTGACAGCGTCCCGAACCTTAAGGCCTTCTTCGATCCTGTCGATGATCACATCATCGTCCCAAGCGGCGTTGGTGATGGTGGTAAAAAGCGCCCTGCACACGAAGCGGGCCGCCTTCTTGTCCACAGGACCCGCCTCCTTCAACTTTTCACCATAGACCGAGATTCCTTTGCACACGTAGATAAGCAGGTCCTGAAGATCGGCGGTCTCCTCCGGCTTGCCACATACGCCCTTAACGGTACACCCTCGATTCCCGGCTGTTTCCTGGCATTGAAAACAAAACACTTGAATCCTCCTTTCCATTTCGATACGACATGCTTGAAACCCACAACAACAGTAATACCATACCGTTATCCTGGGACAATTTTGGAGATTTCCCCCTACCCGGCTTTCGTTGCTACCATTAATTATAGCCTGCTTCCTGCAACAAAGCACCTTCAACCACCAGAATTTTGCTCTTTCCCAGCCCGGCCCCAGGCGGCGCCCCGTGAGTCCCCGATTTGAAAATCAGAAGCAGGATCCCTATGGCGCTTGGACTGGAAAACGACCTTGGCCCTCGCATGCCTCGAGGAAGACGCACTCCTGCGAAGTCAGGGAACGGCCACCTTTGCGATCCTCACCTACTTGCGGATCTCGAAAGGCCCCTCCGAACGACCGTCAAGAACCGGCCTGTGCAGTATGGCCGTGCCAATTCCTCCCCCGGGGAAAACGCTCCAAGCTCACCAAAAGACTCAAAACGAGACTTGACCCCTTCGTGGACCCCTTCGTGATGATATTTTTCTTGACATGATACATTAAACAGAATACAC
This window contains:
- a CDS encoding transpeptidase family protein, yielding MKRDSVNWLRLRIFAVFFLFLLSFVVVFLRVVQLQVVEKEDLQRLAERQHQRVIELVPRRGTIYDRNLGVLAKSTEIESLYAHPRQIVDLSETAGQIARVLGVRRSAIRKKLRSRQSFVWLQRKIAPKKAEMIRKLELPGVGFVKESRRYYPNLALAANVLGFVGMDSQGLEGIELQYERYLRGSPRLVVLELDARGREIVIQDPVSPAELSSCSLVLTIDRDIQYIVKRALSQAVSRTRARSGMAVVMDPRTGEILAMASRPTFNPNLLSNYDPNSVRNRVITDIFEPGSIFKVFLLAAALQERVVKRNDIFFCYNGVYRIGRETIHDHKKYGWLTLQKVIKFSSNIGATQIGLRVGARRLDRYIRSFGFGSLTGVDLPGEVRGIVRSPERLSKVGLANSSFGQGISVTAIQLISALSAIANGGTLMRPYIVDRIVDPRGRVIKYFHPQARRRVISPETSLEVTRIMKQVVEPGGTGTAAAVPGYEVAGKTGTAQKIDRLLRKYADDRHIGSFMGFVPADDPRLAILVVIDEPKGTPYGGVVAAPVFKAIAQQTLQYLNVPPSRGTLVARKEKRRKHPARPTKRKTQPQVVRGGSEGLMPDLSGLTLRAALRGLVERNLDIRVSGEGVLFEQNPRPGARLKEGGTCYLKFAPPS
- the ligA gene encoding NAD-dependent DNA ligase LigA, with translation MRLFKEGGRTVVPESVRQEVEELRKTIAHHNYRYYVLDSPEISDAEYDQMMRRLEELEREYPELYDPNSPTQRVGAPPLEVFETVTHRLPMLSLANGMNEGEVREFDERLKRLLGTQEEIEYVVEPKIDGLAVELVYEAGRLTVGSTRGDGYTGEDVTQNLRTVKTIPLILREGDLPIPELIEIRGEVYMEIEDFKALNRKREESGEPTFANPRNAAAGSLRQLDSRITAERPLKMFCYGMGVVRGVEFETHWEFLHTIPEWGLRVNIGRIARCMGIDEAIDFYNRIAEERPTIPYEIDGVVIKVNRLDLQAALGEVSRSPRWALAYKFPAHQAVTRVLDISPSVGRTGVVTPVARLEPVWVGGAQISHATLHNQDEIDRKDVRIGDTVVVQRAGDVIPEVVEVKKDRRTGKEVPYKIPDKCPVCGGDVVRLPGEAAHRCIRLSCPAQLKGSIKHFASKRAMDIDGLGTKLVDQLVDRGLVKDIADLYSLTHEDLASLERMADKSAQNIMDALEKSKSRPLARFLYGLGIRHVGEHLAEVLAEEFGSLERLSRATEEELLAIKEIGPEVARSVVSFFQDPKNMEVLRRLDRAGLKIEEAAKPAGEKLKGKTFVITGTLASMGREAARELIESLGGKTASAVSKKVDYLIVGANPGSKLDRARELGIPTITEDEFKEMIR
- a CDS encoding UDP-N-acetylmuramoyl-tripeptide--D-alanyl-D-alanine ligase, producing MVEQSTGKGPRLTCSAVLEATGGRLVQGDREASFAGLSTDSRTLKGGEVFLALKGERFDGHAFVEEALSRGASGVIVEEGDLPSGVFGRVGASPVIGVSDTLRALGDIARFWRDRFTLPVVCLTGSNGKTSTKEMIASVLEESFTVLKNPGNFNNLVGVPLTLLELQPRHQVAVVEIGTNVPGEIRRLAEIARPTTGLITNIGQAHLEGMGSLEALIREKGDLFRSIPEEGVVIVNRNDPHVSSLAGECRARKIGFAVEGRADVVVDRLQWRGTRGVRFRLTVGGKRVSVDFPLLGEQFVHNAAAAAAVAFLLGIEPEAIGRRLERFSPLPMRMEPLCLEGVNFINDTYNANPPSVEMALRALCHVSGGARAFVVLGDMLELGEISREAHRAVGRVLGGLDLAGVFLLGEYAPEVAEGAIEAGTDRRRVCILESHAEIARLLKGETRPGDWVLVKGSRGMRMERVIEILGEEA
- a CDS encoding UDP-N-acetylmuramoyl-L-alanyl-D-glutamate--2,6-diaminopimelate ligase — translated: MLLSDLIQDLEEKRVLGDRDVEIDGVAYHSGKVSKGDLFVAIRGTRTDGRLFVAEALDRGAGALVLEGADEKSYGVPVVLVPDSRRALARISAAFFGHPSRNMRVVGVTGTNGKTTTSFLIESMLASDSLACGVLGTINYRYGGNTIPAPMTTPESPDIQRMLKEMLDSGITHVVMEVSSHALDLRRVEGCHFDVGVFTNLTQDHLDYHPSLDQYRRCKEHLFTGIIPESDKPDRTAVLNLDDPAGEDLWKKLDYARMGYAVGRKASFWAEGVTSTLRGIEATVHTPGGDMGIRSPLVGEFNIYNIMAAMGAATALGVGQEAIQKGISALSSIPGRMERIENDRRLEVFVDYAHTPDALERALTVLRPLRRGGRLIVVFGCGGDRDRSKRPLMGRVVARLSDFSVITSDNPRSERPEEIIRDIERGFVSENRREFDGDKLLGGAAETGGYLKVEDRRAAIGLAVRAARPGDIVFIAGKGHENYQIVGDRRLPFDDRVEARAALLKRASNG
- the mraZ gene encoding division/cell wall cluster transcriptional repressor MraZ gives rise to the protein MAAERPRANKACSVVNMFRGKYEHTIDSKGRVKLPSRFWDVLQERYDENLIITNLDGCLSAYPLEEWNRVEEKIDALPGMKQEVRRFKRFFLGSAVDCGVDRQHRILIPPSLRQFAGLKRDIVLVGLINRFEIWAKDRLDPEMNLVRDNFEDIVAPLGEFGF
- a CDS encoding phospho-N-acetylmuramoyl-pentapeptide-transferase, whose translation is MLYHLLYPLHTVFSVLNVFRYITFRTIYAAITALLISFILGPWIIRKLNSTGVITSVREDVPTTHSTKAGIPTMGGILILIALVIPTLLWADLTNTFIWLVLAATLLFGLIGFADDLLKLKQGRGRGLKGRYKIVLQGLVALAVSGILVGPLGFDTRLYFPFLKGFTPDLGWFYVPFVVLVILGTSNAVNLTDGLDGLAIGPILVSSGTFLLFCYLAGHSRFAEYLQIAYVAGSGELTVFCGAMVGASLGFLWFNTYPAQVFMGDIGSLALGAALGLVAVIAKQELLLVIVGGIFVLEAVSVILQVASFRVRRKRVFNMAPIHHHFELKGWPEPKVIVRFWIIAIILGLIAISTLKLR
- the rsmH gene encoding 16S rRNA (cytosine(1402)-N(4))-methyltransferase RsmH produces the protein MVCHHPVLAEEVIAYLRCGAGKRYVDCTLGGGGHAALILERTAPDGRLLGIEWDGKAIRLASERLRPYGGRVVVVRESFSNLGAIVKEHDFEPVDGILADLGVSSLQLEDPQRGFSFRMEGPLDMRMDSRGGQTASDLVNRLPVKELERLLREYGEERWARRISRLVERRRKIRPIRTTEELRDIVYSAIPRSYHRRRIDPATRTFMALRIAVNRELDNLRALLEESISVLGKGGRICVISFHSLEDRIVKRFFRAGERGDLCPPHWPRCICPGEKILRIVTPRPVSPSPREIRQNPRARSGKLRVAERI
- the ftsL gene encoding cell division protein FtsL, whose protein sequence is MGGVVSGFLLERGYWNQERPKNGSIRKGFRTMFFAFLILAAVIVLYLFFVSSRVWVVNLGYRTSRALREQKELLEVNRRLRIERATLISPERIDFYARQKLGMREPEDRQIRFVP